One genomic window of Polyangium aurulentum includes the following:
- a CDS encoding 3-hydroxyacyl-CoA dehydrogenase family protein: MKYENVGVVGAGVMGVGVAQSLAQTGHTVVLVDVSDTILDRARREIRNGVRALALFDKKSAVDPGKVLERIRFTTDLSQLAEVSFVVENVTEKWAIKQGVYERMDAVCAPPVVFAANTSAIPITRIGSATKRPQQVVGMHFMNPVPMKALVEVIRGFHTSEETIEAAKAFLAEMNKECVVVEDSPGFVSNRVLMLTINEAIFLVQDRVASAPDVDRIFKGCFGHKMGPLETADLIGLDTILYSIEVLYESYNDDKYRPCPLLKKMVDAGLHGRKSGRGFYTYQ; this comes from the coding sequence ATGAAATACGAGAACGTCGGAGTGGTCGGGGCAGGCGTCATGGGCGTGGGGGTGGCGCAGAGCCTCGCGCAGACGGGGCACACGGTGGTGCTCGTGGACGTATCGGACACGATCCTCGACCGCGCCAGGCGTGAGATACGCAATGGCGTCCGAGCGCTCGCGCTCTTCGACAAGAAGTCGGCGGTGGATCCGGGCAAGGTGCTCGAGCGCATCCGGTTCACGACGGATCTGTCGCAGCTCGCAGAAGTGAGCTTCGTCGTCGAGAACGTCACCGAGAAATGGGCCATCAAGCAAGGGGTGTACGAGCGCATGGATGCGGTGTGCGCGCCGCCCGTCGTCTTCGCGGCCAATACTTCCGCCATCCCGATCACCCGTATCGGCTCGGCCACGAAGCGGCCGCAGCAGGTCGTCGGGATGCATTTCATGAACCCCGTGCCAATGAAGGCCCTCGTCGAGGTGATCCGGGGATTTCATACGTCCGAGGAGACGATCGAGGCCGCCAAGGCGTTCCTCGCGGAGATGAACAAGGAGTGCGTCGTCGTCGAGGACTCCCCCGGCTTCGTCTCGAATCGCGTCCTCATGTTGACCATCAACGAGGCCATCTTCCTCGTGCAGGACCGGGTCGCGAGCGCGCCGGACGTCGACCGCATCTTCAAGGGCTGCTTCGGCCACAAGATGGGCCCGCTGGAGACCGCCGACCTCATCGGCCTGGACACCATCCTGTATTCGATAGAGGTCCTCTACGAGAGCTACAACGACGACAAGTACCGTCCCTGCCCGCTGCTGAAGAAGATGGTCGACGCGGGCCTTCACGGCAGGAAGAGCGGGCGCGGGTTTTACACGTATCAATAA
- a CDS encoding acyl carrier protein has product MTTEHSKAKIAGYLARFFPGHDLREDEDIFSLGFVNSMFAMQLVTFVEHDFGITVENEDLELDNFRSINAIARLVEGKRAATAAG; this is encoded by the coding sequence ATGACCACAGAGCATAGCAAGGCCAAGATCGCAGGCTACCTCGCCCGGTTCTTCCCGGGCCACGACCTGCGCGAGGACGAGGACATCTTCAGCCTCGGCTTCGTCAACTCCATGTTCGCGATGCAGCTCGTCACGTTCGTCGAGCACGATTTCGGGATCACCGTCGAGAACGAGGATCTCGAGCTCGACAACTTCCGCTCGATCAACGCAATCGCCCGCCTCGTGGAAGGCAAGCGCGCCGCGACGGCAGCAGGGTAG
- a CDS encoding FkbM family methyltransferase, translated as MTNGSTTSAEGIAPSHGAGRPSTSQLVLWSAGTRPELDATTAALLDHLEQEPAGRVGEPIRVHARAPGAEHHRAALLWGGPEDAAAARKPRSERIATAAIARVDNPAGLMFPGLGDHYVNMGLDLYEAEPVFRAEVDRCAELLRPELGLDLREVLYPPSERPGVTEAKEQGAAKGPGIDLRRMLGRGADAPSAASIRLNETRLAQPALFVVEYALATSWQRRGLRVEAMIGYSLGEYVAACLAGVLSLEDSLLLVARRAQLIQGLPPGAMLAVSLPEEQVAPLVGAHLAISAINGPELCVVAGPPEEVDAFERRLVERGVTCRRVQSSHAFHSPMMAPIAEEVTRLVASLRLAAPRIPYASNVTGRLITDAEATDPRYWALHLCKPVRFADGIRTLLQRPVPVWVEGGPGQTLSSLALYHAKADGAEERLFVPSMRHAYDTQPDMTILLRAVSRLWLAGASLGWEGFPRITLQGAAVAGTGSSDSPVAHTPDDGAPRTELERSLAAIWQTLLPSAKFGRHDSFFDLGGNSMVATRLTFRLFKSFRVNVPLRRIYEAPTLAGVAATIEALMSERGGDAPVAARAGEAAAPSGDVALRRFRLPNGMDVHHQNEAETLHFYKDIFEHRSYVKHGIRLPRGAVVLDVGANIGLFTLFVHTEVGDARIYAFEPAPAMFELLRRNVAAHGVSARLFDMGISNRECTAPLTFYPNSTGMSSFRADLAEEKHVLRTILERQRAQGMDGMDAIMGQLDELLDVRFQSRTVEARLRRLSDVLRENDISRVDLLKVDVQKCELEVLEGIDAPDWARIEQVVLEVHDIEGRLGVVTGLLERHGFRVTAEQDELYVGTNIHNVYASRRA; from the coding sequence ATGACGAATGGTTCCACGACATCTGCGGAGGGCATCGCCCCGAGCCATGGGGCAGGGCGCCCGAGCACGTCGCAGCTCGTGCTTTGGTCCGCCGGCACCCGCCCCGAGCTCGACGCGACCACGGCCGCGCTCCTCGACCACCTCGAGCAAGAGCCTGCGGGGCGCGTGGGCGAGCCGATCCGCGTTCATGCGCGTGCCCCGGGCGCCGAACACCACCGCGCCGCGTTGCTCTGGGGCGGCCCCGAGGACGCCGCGGCCGCACGCAAGCCCCGCTCCGAGCGCATCGCAACCGCCGCCATCGCGCGGGTGGACAACCCCGCCGGCCTCATGTTTCCCGGGCTGGGCGACCATTATGTGAACATGGGCCTCGATCTTTACGAGGCGGAGCCGGTCTTTCGCGCAGAGGTCGACCGCTGCGCGGAGCTGCTCCGGCCCGAGCTCGGCCTCGACCTCCGGGAGGTGCTTTATCCTCCCTCGGAGCGCCCAGGCGTCACGGAGGCGAAGGAGCAAGGGGCCGCGAAGGGGCCCGGCATCGATCTGCGTCGGATGCTCGGCCGAGGGGCCGACGCGCCGAGCGCGGCGTCGATTCGCCTGAACGAGACGCGGCTGGCGCAGCCCGCACTCTTCGTCGTCGAGTATGCCCTGGCCACGTCATGGCAGCGCCGGGGGCTCCGCGTCGAGGCGATGATCGGCTACAGCCTCGGCGAATACGTGGCGGCCTGTCTTGCTGGTGTCCTTTCGCTGGAGGATTCGCTGCTCCTGGTGGCGCGGCGGGCGCAGCTCATCCAGGGGCTGCCCCCCGGGGCCATGCTCGCCGTCTCGCTGCCGGAGGAGCAAGTGGCGCCGCTCGTCGGCGCTCACCTCGCGATATCGGCGATCAATGGTCCCGAGCTCTGCGTCGTCGCCGGACCGCCCGAGGAGGTGGATGCATTCGAGCGCCGGCTCGTCGAGCGTGGCGTCACCTGCCGACGCGTGCAGTCCTCGCACGCTTTCCACTCCCCGATGATGGCGCCGATAGCCGAAGAGGTCACGCGGCTCGTCGCGTCCCTCCGCCTCGCGGCGCCGCGAATCCCGTATGCCTCCAATGTCACGGGGCGCCTCATCACGGACGCCGAGGCCACGGACCCGCGCTACTGGGCGCTCCACCTCTGCAAGCCCGTGCGCTTCGCGGACGGGATCCGGACGCTCTTGCAGAGACCCGTCCCCGTCTGGGTGGAGGGCGGCCCCGGACAAACGCTGAGCAGCCTGGCACTCTACCACGCGAAGGCAGATGGGGCCGAGGAGCGGCTGTTCGTACCATCGATGCGGCACGCCTACGACACACAACCGGACATGACGATCTTGCTCAGAGCCGTGAGCCGCCTCTGGCTCGCGGGCGCCTCGCTCGGCTGGGAGGGCTTTCCGCGTATCACGCTGCAAGGAGCCGCGGTGGCGGGCACGGGATCGTCAGATTCGCCCGTTGCGCATACGCCCGACGACGGAGCGCCGCGCACCGAGCTCGAGCGGTCTCTCGCCGCCATCTGGCAGACGCTCTTGCCATCCGCGAAGTTCGGCCGCCACGACAGCTTCTTCGATCTGGGCGGCAATTCGATGGTGGCAACTCGGCTCACCTTCCGCCTCTTCAAGAGCTTCCGGGTCAACGTCCCGCTGCGGCGTATCTACGAGGCTCCCACGCTGGCGGGTGTCGCCGCGACGATCGAGGCCCTGATGTCCGAGCGCGGTGGTGATGCCCCCGTCGCGGCGCGCGCAGGCGAGGCCGCCGCGCCGTCCGGGGACGTGGCCCTGCGCCGCTTCCGCCTCCCGAACGGGATGGATGTCCACCACCAGAACGAGGCGGAGACGCTGCACTTCTACAAGGACATCTTCGAGCACCGATCCTATGTCAAGCACGGCATACGCCTGCCGCGCGGTGCGGTCGTGCTCGACGTGGGCGCGAATATCGGGCTCTTCACGCTCTTCGTGCATACCGAGGTCGGGGACGCGCGCATCTACGCGTTCGAGCCTGCCCCTGCGATGTTCGAGCTCCTCCGCCGCAATGTGGCCGCGCACGGGGTCTCCGCCAGGTTGTTCGACATGGGCATCTCCAATCGCGAGTGCACGGCCCCGCTCACCTTTTACCCGAACAGCACGGGCATGTCCTCGTTCCGCGCCGATCTCGCGGAGGAGAAGCACGTCCTACGAACCATCCTCGAGCGCCAGCGGGCGCAGGGTATGGATGGCATGGACGCCATCATGGGACAGCTCGATGAGCTGCTCGACGTCCGATTCCAATCGCGCACGGTCGAGGCCAGGCTGCGGCGGCTGAGCGACGTCCTGCGGGAAAACGACATTTCTCGGGTCGATCTGCTGAAGGTGGACGTTCAGAAATGCGAGCTGGAGGTGCTCGAGGGCATCGACGCTCCCGACTGGGCGAGGATCGAACAGGTCGTCCTGGAGGTCCACGACATCGAGGGCCGGCTGGGCGTCGTGACGGGCCTCCTCGAACGGCACGGCTTCCGCGTCACTGCCGAGCAGGACGAGCTGTACGTCGGAACGAACATCCACAACGTGTACGCATCGCGCCGGGCTTGA